In Bradyrhizobium erythrophlei, a single genomic region encodes these proteins:
- a CDS encoding bifunctional diguanylate cyclase/phosphodiesterase, with the protein MSGLNPGEDRPENMGERRKAPAPRAKPYRPAWVAACIGLILTGIAAYAVARWERRVTWTEFEGVAATQLIEMQNGVNEYLGRLVTLRALFESANDDVTRSEFEVFGSRLFENHPGVLRVNWLPKVYRKERAEFESEAINDGIPAYHFKSLANGVVSVAPESEFYFPIYFSTERKISPVYGADYSTDPIRWATLERARDSDTVAVSPTRLFKNDNGGAHGVLVAVPVYVKGTSRATIADRRRNLTGFVVGMFDLSQLLQSIRSVTPESAAVVLTAYAPEADGKAESRPDYSSANATARSMQAFEQGQYWSGTLRIGDANWLAKAVPAAGGHLMEHYDRALTVLAAGSAITIFLSVYLGMASRNSRELALANRRVLELAQTDILTGLPNRAFFLEQLKDAGSDPLQLGVFSVLMVDLDRFKNVNDSLGHAAGDALLRQVAVRLRSALRSEDALARLGGDEFAIIQAGQHDQRANSTDLAGRISKLIAEPFQLPGNQVEIGTSIGIAIAPEHGVDREQLLKKADLALYRSKSAGRNCFTVYDEAMSAELEARNTLEGDLRDAIARCLFEVHYQPYFDVETGRRRGAEALVRWRHPVRGLIPPDQFIPLAEETGLIVPLGEWIIRQACDDATLWPADTMVSINLSPVQFKQAELFDVIETTLRNSGLSAERLEIEITESVLLERACENLVFMERLSDLGVSLALDDFGTGYSSLSCLTTFPFDKIKIDKSFMGNLSAQYKSAAIISSIVTLARGLGMSVTAEGVETIEQLDGLKQLGVNFAQGYLLGRPVPTAELEKQPVIFRPRRDAA; encoded by the coding sequence ATGAGCGGTCTAAATCCGGGCGAGGATCGTCCGGAAAATATGGGCGAGCGGAGGAAGGCGCCCGCACCCCGGGCGAAGCCTTACCGGCCGGCCTGGGTGGCGGCGTGCATCGGCCTGATCCTGACCGGGATCGCCGCTTACGCCGTGGCGCGCTGGGAGCGCCGCGTCACCTGGACCGAATTCGAAGGCGTCGCCGCGACCCAGCTCATCGAGATGCAGAACGGCGTCAACGAATATCTCGGCCGCCTGGTTACGCTGCGCGCGTTGTTCGAATCCGCCAACGATGACGTGACGCGCAGTGAATTCGAGGTTTTCGGCAGCCGGCTGTTCGAAAACCATCCCGGCGTTCTTCGCGTCAACTGGCTGCCGAAGGTCTATCGCAAGGAGCGCGCGGAATTCGAGTCGGAGGCCATCAACGACGGCATTCCGGCCTACCATTTCAAATCGCTGGCGAACGGCGTCGTCTCCGTCGCGCCGGAGAGCGAGTTCTACTTCCCGATCTATTTTTCGACGGAGCGGAAAATCTCGCCGGTCTACGGCGCGGATTATTCCACCGACCCGATCCGCTGGGCCACGCTCGAGCGCGCCCGCGATTCCGACACGGTCGCCGTTTCGCCGACCCGTCTGTTCAAGAACGACAACGGCGGGGCCCACGGCGTTCTCGTCGCGGTGCCGGTCTATGTGAAGGGAACCTCGCGCGCGACGATCGCCGACCGCCGGCGCAACCTGACCGGCTTCGTGGTCGGCATGTTCGATCTCAGCCAGCTCCTGCAATCGATCCGGTCCGTCACGCCCGAATCTGCCGCGGTCGTATTGACCGCCTATGCCCCGGAGGCGGACGGCAAGGCCGAAAGTAGGCCCGACTATTCGTCCGCGAATGCGACTGCGCGATCCATGCAGGCGTTCGAACAAGGGCAGTACTGGTCCGGCACGCTCAGGATCGGCGATGCGAACTGGCTGGCGAAGGCCGTGCCCGCGGCCGGCGGTCACCTCATGGAGCACTACGACCGCGCCTTGACCGTGCTCGCGGCAGGTTCTGCCATCACGATTTTTCTCTCGGTCTATCTCGGCATGGCAAGCCGCAACTCGCGCGAACTCGCTTTGGCCAATCGACGCGTGCTTGAACTGGCGCAGACCGACATTCTCACCGGGCTCCCCAACCGCGCGTTTTTTCTCGAGCAGTTGAAAGACGCAGGATCCGATCCGCTGCAACTCGGCGTGTTCTCGGTTTTGATGGTCGATCTCGATCGCTTCAAGAACGTCAACGACTCGCTGGGGCACGCCGCCGGCGACGCCCTGCTGCGGCAGGTGGCGGTTCGGCTGCGCTCGGCGTTGCGCAGCGAGGACGCGCTGGCGCGGCTTGGCGGCGACGAATTCGCCATCATCCAGGCGGGCCAGCATGATCAGCGCGCCAATTCGACGGATCTGGCGGGGCGAATCTCCAAGCTCATCGCCGAACCATTCCAGTTGCCGGGCAACCAGGTCGAGATCGGCACCAGCATCGGGATTGCAATTGCGCCCGAGCATGGCGTCGACCGCGAACAGCTCCTGAAGAAAGCCGACCTTGCGCTCTATCGTTCCAAATCCGCTGGCCGCAACTGCTTCACGGTCTACGACGAGGCGATGTCGGCCGAACTCGAGGCGCGCAACACGCTGGAAGGCGACCTGCGCGACGCCATTGCGCGCTGCCTGTTCGAGGTTCACTATCAGCCGTATTTCGACGTCGAAACCGGACGCCGCCGCGGCGCCGAGGCGCTGGTACGCTGGCGTCATCCGGTGAGGGGATTGATCCCGCCGGACCAGTTCATTCCGCTCGCGGAAGAAACCGGGCTGATCGTGCCGCTCGGCGAATGGATCATCCGCCAGGCCTGCGACGATGCGACCCTGTGGCCGGCCGACACCATGGTTTCGATCAATCTTTCGCCGGTGCAGTTCAAGCAGGCCGAATTGTTCGACGTCATCGAAACCACGCTACGCAATTCCGGATTGTCGGCGGAGCGGCTCGAGATCGAGATCACCGAATCCGTGCTGCTGGAGCGCGCCTGCGAGAATCTCGTTTTCATGGAGCGCTTGAGCGATCTCGGCGTCTCGCTCGCGCTTGACGATTTCGGCACCGGCTATTCGTCGCTGAGCTGCCTGACCACGTTCCCGTTCGACAAGATCAAGATCGACAAGTCCTTCATGGGCAATCTGTCGGCACAATACAAAAGTGCTGCGATCATTTCCTCGATCGTGACGCTGGCGCGCGGTCTCGGCATGTCGGTGACGGCCGAGGGCGTCGAAACCATCGAACAGCTCGACGGCCTGAAACAGCTCGGCGTCAATTTTGCGCAAGGTTATTTGCTCGGCCGTCCGGTCCCGACCGCCGAGCTCGAAAAGCAGCCCGTGATCTTCCGCCCGCGCCGCGACGCCGCCTGA
- a CDS encoding enoyl-CoA hydratase family protein, with amino-acid sequence MSQPANSVTLPLAQYQPRHFLLKVEGNVAAVTLNRPERKNPLTFESYRELTDFFRACAFDDEVKVIVVSGAGGNFSSGGDVFEIIGPLVKMDTKGLTAFTRMTGDLVKAMRACPQPIVSAVEGICAGAGAIIAMASDMRLAASGAKVAFLFNKVGLAGCDMGACAILPRIIGQARASELLFTGRFMSAEEGERWGFFSRIVAPADVLSQAHAVAKDIAAGPTFANTMTKRMLAMEWAMSVEEAIEAEAIAQALCMTTEDFTRAFEAFANKQKPDFKGN; translated from the coding sequence ATGAGCCAGCCAGCCAATTCCGTCACCTTGCCGCTTGCGCAATATCAGCCACGGCACTTCCTTCTGAAGGTCGAGGGCAACGTCGCTGCCGTGACGCTCAACCGTCCCGAGCGGAAGAATCCGCTGACGTTCGAAAGCTACCGCGAACTGACGGATTTTTTCCGCGCCTGCGCCTTCGACGATGAGGTCAAGGTGATCGTGGTGTCAGGCGCCGGCGGCAATTTCTCGTCCGGCGGCGACGTGTTCGAGATCATCGGACCGCTCGTGAAGATGGACACCAAGGGCCTGACCGCCTTCACCCGCATGACCGGCGACCTCGTGAAAGCGATGCGGGCGTGCCCGCAGCCGATCGTCTCGGCCGTGGAAGGCATTTGCGCTGGCGCCGGCGCGATCATCGCCATGGCCTCCGACATGCGGCTGGCTGCGTCAGGCGCCAAGGTCGCCTTCCTGTTCAACAAGGTCGGGCTCGCCGGCTGCGACATGGGCGCGTGCGCGATCCTGCCGCGCATCATCGGCCAGGCGCGCGCCTCGGAATTGCTGTTCACCGGCCGCTTCATGAGTGCCGAGGAGGGCGAGCGCTGGGGATTCTTCAGCCGCATCGTTGCGCCAGCTGACGTGCTCTCGCAGGCGCACGCAGTGGCCAAAGACATCGCGGCGGGGCCGACCTTCGCCAACACCATGACCAAGCGCATGCTGGCGATGGAATGGGCGATGTCGGTGGAGGAGGCGATCGAGGCCGAGGCGATCGCGCAGGCGCTGTGCATGACCACTGAAGATTTTACGCGCGCCTTCGAGGCCTTTGCCAACAAGCAGAAACCTGACTTCAAGGGGAATTGA
- a CDS encoding ABC transporter substrate-binding protein, whose amino-acid sequence MKYMQLKALFCLLLLAAPAQAEEAGVAADRILFGQAAAMSGPSSALGVKMRQGILAAFAEVNAKGGVHGRKLELISRDDGYDPDRSVLQTFKLIEEDKVFALIGAVGTPTTLVTVPIAKAQNIPFIGPFTGAGFLRGNDLANVVNIRASYAAEAESWIKHLTEDRHLKRIAIFYQDDPYGRDGLTGVKLALERRGMELAAEATYERNTKAVASAMRTLRRAEPEAVVMVGTYAPCAEFIKLARKSGFNPVFVNISFVGAVALAQELGHEGEGVIVSQVVPFPWDTSIKVVADYQAAGRLLDPEMEPDFVSLEGYLSARLAAAALEMAGPNPTREAFLRVINAVGRFDISGDHVAVGQTPHDAASDVFLTVIQGDGTFASVNKL is encoded by the coding sequence ATGAAGTATATGCAACTCAAGGCTTTATTTTGCCTGTTGCTGCTCGCGGCGCCTGCGCAGGCCGAGGAGGCTGGCGTTGCTGCGGACCGCATCCTGTTCGGCCAGGCGGCCGCCATGAGCGGCCCTTCGTCGGCACTCGGCGTGAAAATGCGCCAGGGCATTCTGGCGGCCTTTGCCGAGGTCAACGCCAAAGGCGGGGTTCACGGCCGGAAACTCGAACTGATCAGCCGCGACGATGGCTACGATCCCGACCGCTCCGTGTTGCAGACCTTCAAGCTGATCGAGGAAGACAAGGTTTTTGCCTTGATTGGCGCGGTCGGCACGCCGACGACGCTCGTGACGGTGCCGATCGCGAAGGCACAGAACATTCCCTTCATCGGTCCTTTCACCGGCGCCGGCTTTCTTCGCGGAAACGATCTTGCCAACGTCGTCAATATTCGCGCGAGCTACGCGGCCGAAGCCGAATCCTGGATCAAGCATCTGACCGAAGACCGCCACCTCAAGCGCATCGCGATCTTTTACCAGGACGATCCGTACGGCCGCGACGGTCTTACCGGGGTCAAGCTCGCGCTGGAAAGGCGCGGCATGGAGCTCGCGGCCGAAGCGACCTATGAGCGCAACACCAAGGCGGTGGCGTCCGCCATGCGCACACTCAGGCGCGCAGAGCCGGAAGCGGTGGTGATGGTCGGCACCTACGCGCCTTGCGCCGAATTCATCAAGCTCGCGCGCAAGAGCGGCTTCAACCCGGTATTCGTCAATATCTCCTTTGTCGGCGCCGTTGCGCTCGCCCAGGAGCTTGGCCACGAAGGCGAAGGCGTGATCGTGTCACAGGTCGTGCCGTTTCCATGGGACACGTCGATCAAGGTCGTTGCCGACTATCAGGCGGCCGGACGGCTGCTCGATCCCGAAATGGAGCCGGACTTCGTTTCGCTGGAGGGTTATCTTTCCGCACGGCTCGCCGCCGCCGCGCTTGAGATGGCCGGCCCCAATCCCACGCGCGAAGCATTCTTGCGGGTCATCAATGCGGTCGGCCGTTTCGACATCAGCGGCGATCATGTTGCCGTCGGACAGACGCCGCACGATGCCGCGAGCGATGTCTTCCTGACGGTGATTCAGGGCGACGGCACGTTCGCTTCCGTCAACAAGCTGTAG
- a CDS encoding SDR family NAD(P)-dependent oxidoreductase produces the protein MVELPNSPHAVVTGAARGIGRQIALQMTGAGAVVTALGRQTAALEDLVAHGVAHSYVTADVTDQAAVVAAMREAAARQPIDILIANAGAAESASFAKSDAALFRRMMDVNFMGVVHSIQAALPAMRERPFGRIVVIASTAGLKGYAYVSAYAAAKHAAIGLVRSLALELASTRITVNAVCPGFTDTDLVAGSLDTIMKKTGRDRSAAVAELTKHNPQGRLISPTEVADTVLWLCGEGAGAVTGQAIAVAGGEI, from the coding sequence ATGGTGGAACTGCCGAATTCCCCGCATGCGGTCGTCACCGGTGCGGCGCGCGGCATCGGCCGCCAAATCGCGTTGCAAATGACCGGAGCCGGCGCCGTCGTCACCGCGCTCGGCCGTCAAACGGCTGCGCTGGAAGATCTGGTGGCCCACGGCGTTGCGCATTCTTATGTTACGGCCGACGTGACCGACCAGGCCGCGGTCGTTGCGGCAATGCGAGAAGCCGCCGCTCGCCAGCCGATCGATATCCTGATCGCCAATGCCGGGGCGGCCGAATCCGCAAGCTTCGCCAAATCCGACGCGGCGCTGTTCCGGCGCATGATGGACGTCAACTTCATGGGCGTGGTGCACAGCATTCAGGCGGCATTGCCCGCGATGCGCGAGCGCCCCTTCGGCCGCATCGTCGTGATCGCTTCGACCGCTGGCCTCAAGGGCTACGCTTATGTCAGCGCCTATGCCGCCGCCAAGCATGCGGCGATCGGTCTGGTGCGCTCGCTGGCGCTCGAGCTTGCGTCGACGCGCATCACCGTGAATGCGGTCTGCCCCGGCTTTACCGACACCGATCTTGTTGCCGGCAGCCTCGACACCATCATGAAAAAGACCGGCCGCGATCGCAGCGCCGCCGTCGCCGAGTTGACCAAACATAATCCGCAAGGACGCCTGATTTCGCCGACTGAGGTTGCCGACACCGTGCTGTGGCTGTGCGGCGAGGGTGCAGGCGCCGTCACGGGTCAGGCGATCGCCGTTGCCGGCGGGGAGATTTGA
- a CDS encoding sulfite exporter TauE/SafE family protein: MIDPVYVASGFSVGLLVGMTGVGGGSLMTPILIMLFGIHPSTAVGTDLLYAAATKTGGGLVHGWAGTIYWRAVLRLAAGSIPASIVTLLVLWQLDLSAEAARGLVNSVLCFALLLTATALIFRKLVIDKLRVRMERVDDTTIARATVFVGVVLGVLVSISSVGAGAVGVTALLLLYPQLPMVRIIGSDIAHAVPLTLVAGIGHWFMGSTDWQLLGVLLIGSLPGIAIGSYCAVRVPETALRLLLAGILIVVAGKLGSEQWRSPAPNVAVTTERASAATQSAPQIVPVAIGSHSGN; this comes from the coding sequence GTGATCGATCCTGTCTACGTGGCATCGGGCTTCAGCGTCGGGCTTCTGGTCGGCATGACCGGCGTCGGCGGCGGCTCGCTGATGACGCCGATCCTGATCATGCTGTTCGGCATCCATCCGTCCACGGCGGTCGGCACTGATCTGTTGTATGCGGCGGCGACCAAAACCGGCGGCGGCCTCGTCCACGGCTGGGCCGGCACCATCTACTGGCGGGCGGTGCTTCGTCTGGCGGCCGGCAGCATCCCCGCGAGCATCGTGACGCTGCTGGTGCTCTGGCAACTCGATCTCTCGGCCGAAGCGGCACGGGGCCTGGTCAATTCGGTGCTGTGTTTCGCGCTGCTGTTGACCGCAACCGCGCTGATCTTCCGCAAGCTCGTGATCGACAAATTGCGCGTACGCATGGAGCGCGTGGACGATACGACGATTGCGCGCGCCACCGTTTTCGTAGGCGTCGTTCTCGGCGTGCTGGTCTCGATCTCTTCGGTCGGCGCCGGGGCCGTCGGCGTCACCGCATTGCTACTGCTCTATCCGCAACTGCCGATGGTGCGCATCATCGGCTCCGACATTGCCCATGCGGTGCCGCTCACACTCGTCGCCGGGATCGGGCACTGGTTCATGGGCTCGACCGACTGGCAGTTGCTGGGCGTGCTCCTGATCGGCTCGCTGCCGGGGATCGCGATCGGCAGCTATTGCGCGGTGCGCGTTCCCGAAACCGCGCTGCGGCTGCTGCTCGCCGGCATTCTGATCGTGGTGGCAGGAAAACTCGGCTCGGAGCAATGGCGCTCCCCAGCGCCGAATGTTGCGGTCACGACCGAGCGTGCGTCGGCCGCCACGCAAAGCGCCCCGCAGATCGTGCCGGTGGCGATCGGCTCCCATTCCGGCAACTGA